One Brassica napus cultivar Da-Ae chromosome C4, Da-Ae, whole genome shotgun sequence genomic region harbors:
- the LOC106392779 gene encoding receptor-like protein 54: MENEEHEEHRDREINSASCQHSVSVSVPRDQVEILLAFKNEFPSRNCDRKLADGVLQSPSANITSWTKDANSFDGVSFDEKTGAVTELNLRGACINGTIKANSNLFRFQHLRYLSLSMNHFDTSSFHAGFGRLTNLEYLDLSQNGFIGQVTSSISNLSRLNTLDLSYNKFTGPFPNIQNLTLLSYIDLSNNDFSGTVPSYLFTMPSLWYINLRQNHLTHPREDINSSETSKLQHLDMANNLLSCRILEPISKLAKLTELDLSFQNTPDTINFDSLPFKSLESLDLSGNVITRLNIGSKNLQELTLSSCNMTEFPTFIKTLRSLQKLDLFKNRILGKAPSLRYNSFLSELDLSSNAFHGSFAMIPPTMQTIYASNNHFTGDIPLSLCNASGLGRLDLSNNNFSGSIPRCLIGKSLGTLKLHNNNLIGTLPYIEKSGLQILDVGHNQISGKLPRSLVNCTSLMFLNVENNRINDTFPFWLKALSDLQIIVLRSNRFHGLISSPRSHHPFPALRILDISHNNFYGSLPGNYFANWSSPLLKIPRADYPWLKYTGEQHSTYTPEYYPSIYMRNKGLNMELEKIPEAFTAIAISGNRLGGEIPESVGLLKSLIMLDLSNNSFTGHLPSSLANLKQLESLDLSQNQLSGEIPQELRVLTFLAYLNVSHNKLTGQIPQSTQIVGQPKASFEGNMGLCGLPLQESCFRDNVPTSTPQTPEKVLNWKAAAIGYGPGVLFGLAIGQALALYKPMLFYKLFRL; encoded by the exons atggagaatgaagaacatgaagaacacAGAGATagagaaa ttaattctgcttcatgtcaacacagCGTTTCAGTTTCCGTTCCTCGCGACCAAGTTGAGATTCTTTTAGCTTTCAAGAATGAGTTTCCATCCCGCAACTGCGATCGCAAATTGGCCGATGGGGTCTTACAATCCCCTAGTGCAAATATAACCTCTTGGACCAAAGATGCCAACTCCTTTGATGGTGtttcttttgatgaaaaaaCCGGTGCCGTGACAGAGCTCAACCTTCGTGGTGCATGTATCAATGGCACCATCAAGGCTAATAGTAACCTCTTCAGATTCCAACACCTCAGGTACCTCTCTCTTTCAATGAACCACTTTGACACATCCTCCTTCCACGCCGGATTTGGCAGACTCACCAACTTAGAATACTTGGATCTTAGCCAAAATGGTTTTATCGGACAAGTTACATCCTCAATCAGTAACCTAAGCCGCTTAAACACCTTAGACCTTTCGTATAACAAGTTCACCGGTCCTTTTCCCAATATACAGAACTTAACCCTTCTTTCTTATATTGACCTTTCTAATAATGACTTTTCTGGAACCGTTCCTTCTTATCTATTCACCATGCCTTCCCTATGGTATATTAATCTGCGCCAAAACCATCTTACACACCCTCGCGAGGATATAAATTCTTCTGAAACCTCGAAGCTTCAACATTTAGACATGGCCAATAACCTTTTGAGCTGTCGAATCCTAGAACCTATCTCAAAGTTAGCCAAGCTCACAGAACTCGACCTATCTTTTCAGAACACACCCGACACAATTAACTTCGACTCCTTGCCTTTCAAGTCTCTAGAGTCTTTAGATCTTTCCGGGAATGTTATAACGAGGCTTAATATCGGTTCGAAAAATTTGCAGGAGCTAACCTTGTCGAGCTGCAACATGACCGAGTTCCCCACCTTTATTAAGACCTTACGGAGCTTGCAGAAATTAGACCTTTTCAAAAATAGAATTCTAGGAAAAGCGCCTTCCTTGCGCTACAATTCTTTCCTTTCCGAGCTGGATTTGAGTTCAAACGCCTTTCATGGATCGTTCGCAATGATTCCACCCACCATGCAGACCATTTACGCATCGAATAATCATTTCACAGGAGACATACCTCTTTCATTGTGCAACGCAAGTGGACTTGGTCGCCTTGATCTGTCGAACAACAATTTCAGTGGTTCCATTCCCCGTTGCTTGATAGGCAAGTCACTGGGAACGTTGAAACTACATAACAATAACCTTATTGGTACACTTCCCTACATAGAAAAAAGTGGGTTACAAATACTTGATGTTGGCCACAATCAAATCAGTGGGAAGCTTCCGAGGTCTCTAGTCAATTGCACAAGCCTGATGTTTCTAAACGTGGAGAACAATAGAATCAATGACACCTTCCCTTTCTGGCTGAAGGCTTTGTCGGATCTGCAAATCATTGTTCTGAGATCAAACAGATTCCACGGTCTCATTTCTTCTCCTAGAAGCCATCATCCATTCCCGGCGCTGCGGATACTTGACATATCCCATAACAACTTTTACGGGAGTTTGCCGGGAAATTACTTTGCTAATTGGAGTTCACCTTTGCTTAAGATCCCTAGAGCTGATTATCCCTGGCTAAAGTACACAGGAGAACAGCACTCTACGTATACCCCGGAGTATTACCCTTCCATTTATATGAGAAACAAAGGATTAAATATGGAGCTGGAAAAGATCCCAGAGGCATTCACAGCCATTGCTATCTCTGGGAACAGGCTTGGAGGGGAGATTCCAGAATCCGTAGGTCTCTTGAAGTCGTTGATTATGTTGGATTTATCTAACAACAGTTTCACAGGTCATCTTCCATCGTCTTTGGCCAACCTCAAACAACTTGAGTCACTTGATCTTTCTCAAAACCAACTTTCTGGAGAAATTCCTCAGGAGCTAAGAGTCCTCACCTTCTTGGCTTACCTTAACGTTTCGCATAACAAACTCACTGGCCAAATACCGCAGAGTACACAGATTGTAGGGCAACCTAAAGCCTCCTTTGAAGGGAATATGGGTCTTTGTGGTCTTCCTCTTCAAGAATCTTGCTTCAGGGACAATGTACCAACATCAACACCGCAGACGCCAGAAAAAGTGTTGAACTGGAAAGCAGCAGCAATAGGCTATGGACCCGGAGTGTTGTTTGGACTAGCAATCGGACAAGCCCTTGCTTTATACAAACCAATGCTGTTCTATAAGTTGTTTCGCCTTTAA
- the LOC106396207 gene encoding aquaporin NIP2-1, producing MDDISVGKSNHGNVVVLNIQAPPVSKTSLPSSPPTSPPLLSVHFLQKLIAELVGTYYLIFAGCAAIAVNAQHNNVVTLVGIAVVWGLVIMVLVYSLGHISAHFNPAVTIALASCKRFPLYQLPAYLTVQVIGSTLASATLRILFDLNNDVCSKKHDVFLGSSPSGTDLQAFVMEFIITGFLMIVVCAFTTSKRTTKELEGLIIGATVTLNVIFAGEVSGASMNPARSLGPALVWGCYKGIWIYLVAPTLGAVSAALIHKLLPATQKANSEFSKTGSSHKRVTDLPL from the exons atggATGACATATCAGTGGGCAAAAGCAACCATGGAAACGTTGTTGTACTAAACATCCAAGCTCCTCCTGTTTCAAAAACTTCACTTCCTTCTTCTCCTCCCACATCTCCACCATTGTTATCTGTCCACTTCTTGCAAAAG CTTATAGCAGAACTCGTGGGAACTTACTACTTGATATTTGCGGGTTGTGCCGCTATTGCCGTGAACGCTCAACACAACAATGTAGTGACTCTTGTGGGCATTGCAGTCGTTTGGGGTCTAGTGATAATGGTTCTTGTTTACTCTCTCGGCCACATCTCTGCACACTTCAATCCGGCTGTCACCATAGCCTTAGCATCTTGCAAGAGATTCCCTCTGTATCAACTCCCAGCATACTTAACTGTTCAAGTCATCGGATCAACATTGGCTTCCGCGACTCTGCGTATTCTGTTTGACCTAAACAATGACGTGTGCAGCAAGAAACACGATGTCTTCCTAGGATCATCTCCTTCTGGGACTGATCTTCAAGCATTCGTGATGGAGTTCATCATCACCGGCTTCCTTATGATAGTTGTTTGTGCCTTCACTACCTCCAAGAGAACA ACCAAGGAACTAGAGGGGTTAATCATCGGTGCAACGGTCACCCTGAATGTTATCTTTGCCGG AGAGGTATCAGGAGCATCAATGAATCCAGCAAGAAGCCTAGGGCCTGCACTTGTGTGGGGATGTTACAAAGGGATTTGGATTTACTTGGTGGCTCCAACACTTGGAGCTGTCTCTGCGGCCTTGATTCATAAACTGTTACCGGCTACACAGAAAGCAAACTCTGAGTTCTCCAAGACAGGATCTTCTCATAAACGAGTTACTGATCTTCCTTTGTGA
- the LOC106396204 gene encoding protein DETOXIFICATION 15, which yields MKKESNDVLSWPLIEQKSSGIKEEVKKQLWLAGPLIAVSLLQFCLQVISVMFVGHLGSLPLSAAAVATSFASVTGFTFLMGTASALDTVCGQSYGAKLYGMLGIQMQRAMLVLTLYSIPLSIIWANTEHFLLFFGQDKSIAHLSGSYAKFMIPSIFAYGLLQCLNRFLQAQNNVFPVVLCSGVTTCLHVILCWALVLKSGLGFRGAAVANAISYWLNVILLSCYVKYSPSCSLTWTGFSKEALRDIIPFMKLAIPSALMVCLEMWSFEFMVLSSGLLPNPVLETSVLSICLNTSGTIWMIPFGLSGAASTRVSNELGGGNPKVAKLAVRVVLSIAILESILVGSVLILIRKIWGFAYSSDPEVVNFVASMLPILALGHCLDSFQSVLSGVARGCGWQKIGAVVNLGSYYLVGIPVGLLLGFHFHLGGRGLWLGIICALIVQGVCLSIITFLTNWDEEVKKATSRVESSSGVKNFTTENGTILVF from the exons ATGAAGAAGGAGAGTAACGATGTGTTGTCGTGGCCTCTCATTGAGCAGAAGAGTAGTGGAATAAAGGAGGAAGTGAAGAAGCAGCTATGGCTTGCTGGACCACTAATAGCAGTGAGTCTACTTCAGTTTTGTCTTCAAGTAATATCGGTTATGTTCGTCGGACATCTtggctctcttcctctctctgcCGCTGCCGTTGCCACCTCATTCGCTTCAGTCACCGGCTTCACCTTCCTC ATGGGAACAGCAAGTGCGTTGGACACAGTCTGTGGCCAATCCTACGGAGCAAAGCTGTACGGAATGCTAGGCATACAGATGCAAAGAGCAATGCTTGTTCTTACACTCTACTCTATTCCTCTCTCCATCATTTGGGCCAACACAGAGCACTTCCTACTCTTCTTCGGCCAAGACAAATCCATTGCACACCTCTCTGGCTCCTACGCCAAGTTCATGATCCCTAGCATCTTCGCCTACGGTCTtctccaatgtctcaacagGTTCTTGCAGGCGCAGAACAATGTGTTTCCCGTGGTTTTGTGTTCTGGAGTCACCACTTGTCTTCATGTGATCCTCTGTTGGGCCTTGGTGTTGAAAtctggtttagggtttagaggagCTGCTGTGGCCAATGCTATCTCGTATTGGCTTAATGTCATCCTATTGTCGTGTTACGTCAAGTATTCTCCTTCTTGCTCACTCACCTGGACCGGTTTCTCTAAGGAGGCTCTACGCGATATCATCCCTTTTATGAAGCTTGCTATTCCTTCTGCACTTATGGTCTG CCTAGAGATGTGGTCCTTTGAATTTATGGTTCTCTCGTCCGGACTTCTTCCCAACCCGGTTTTAGAAACTTCTGTCCTATCAATCTG CCTTAATACATCAGGAACAATATGGATGATCCCATTTGGCCTCAGTGGCGCCGCAAG CACAAGGGTGTCAAATGAATTAGGAGGAGGGAATCCCAAAGTGGCTAAGCTTGCGGTTCGTGTGGTCTTGAGCATCGCAATCTTAGAGAGCATACTAGTTGGTTCCGTATTGATATTGATAAGGAAGATATGGGGATTCGCATACAGTAGTGACCCAGAAGTAGTCAACTTTGTAGCCTCGATGTTGCCGATTCTTGCCTTAGGCCATTGCCTAGACAGCTTCCAAAGTGTTCTTTCAG GGGTTGCTAGAGGATGTGGATGGCAGAAGATAGGAGCTGTTGTGAATCTTGGATCATATTATCTTGTAGGAATTCCTGTGGGATTGTTACTTGGTTTTCACTTTCACTTGGGTGGTCGG gGGCTTTGGCTGGGAATTATATGTGCACTCATCGTTCAAGGTGTATGTCTCTCCATCATCACCTTTCTTACAAATTGGGATGAAGAG GTCAAGAAAGCTACAAGCAGAGTTGAATCTTCTTCTGGTGTGAAGAATTTTACAACCGAGAATGGGACAATTCTTGTATTCtga